The Lacrimispora xylanolytica genome has a segment encoding these proteins:
- a CDS encoding ABC transporter ATP-binding protein codes for MEFLKIENLSKVYGKGENQVTALDNVSLTIEKGGFTAIIGSSGSGKSTLLHMIGGVDVPSSGKVYLEGQDVYAQSNEKLAIFRRRQVGLIYQFHNLIPTLNVVENITLPILMDKREINDERLNDLLHMLGLEERKNHLPNQLSGGQQQRVSIGRALMNAPAVMLADEPTGSLDSRNGHEIIKLLKESNKKYGQTLLLVTHDENIALQADRIIGISDGKVTRDERLVRL; via the coding sequence ATGGAGTTTCTAAAGATTGAAAATCTAAGTAAAGTCTACGGAAAGGGTGAAAACCAGGTTACCGCCCTTGACAACGTTTCACTCACAATTGAAAAAGGGGGGTTTACCGCAATCATTGGCTCATCTGGTTCAGGAAAATCTACATTGCTACATATGATTGGGGGCGTGGATGTACCTTCAAGCGGAAAAGTATATCTGGAAGGGCAGGATGTGTACGCTCAAAGCAATGAAAAACTGGCCATTTTCCGAAGGCGGCAGGTCGGACTGATTTACCAGTTCCACAATCTCATTCCGACTTTAAATGTGGTGGAAAACATCACGTTGCCCATCCTGATGGATAAACGAGAGATCAATGATGAACGGCTGAATGACCTGCTACACATGCTCGGTCTTGAAGAACGTAAGAATCATCTGCCCAATCAGCTTTCGGGTGGTCAGCAACAGCGTGTTTCTATAGGTCGAGCGTTAATGAACGCCCCTGCTGTCATGCTCGCTGATGAGCCTACGGGAAGCTTAGACAGTCGTAATGGACACGAGATAATTAAGCTTTTGAAAGAAAGCAATAAGAAATATGGGCAAACCCTTCTACTCGTCACCCATGATGAGAATATCGCTTTACAGGCAGACCGCATCATTGGAATTTCTGACGGCAAAGTCACACGGGATGAGAGGTTGGTACGGTTATGA
- a CDS encoding lachnocin radical SAM maturase produces MYLAKIIKSSGNTYIYDALNNNFAVINSEADILDDNNYEDFLINNDFRDVKKYSEFELIYPYSKEELKNMCLSKIKNMTLALTEQCNLRCKYCGYMPKYMDDDHKLKDMPKEIAFKAIDLLMMNSHDSEVCNLSFYGGEPLLKLDLIKECIDYISNKYPFRKPSYNITTNAVLLDDKVADFIIENDIKLNISFDGPRKDQNKYRVDCNGNDSYERVSKNVQALYRKDPKFFRESVTYNVVMFKGANNDLFQSIDNLWKSNVNMIDLFPTEYFMSVRDKSDDSDINEMIDVKSYDFAYRTMLKGMKKYHNSLKGPAYGNAILPGGFCVPGVRKNFVTTDGKIVVCEKVDESKEVFEIGDVYNGIDSNKIDRLVNQTLKSLEKCKHCWAAKFCKICFKDILDNNSDFCEKARKGVEGELGYYLEHVNHDRDLVNYVENISLI; encoded by the coding sequence ATGTATTTAGCTAAAATTATTAAGTCAAGTGGAAACACTTATATTTATGACGCACTAAACAATAACTTTGCTGTTATTAACTCAGAGGCTGATATCCTAGATGATAATAATTATGAAGATTTTTTAATAAATAACGATTTTAGGGATGTAAAAAAATATTCTGAGTTTGAATTAATTTATCCCTATAGCAAAGAAGAATTGAAAAATATGTGTCTCAGTAAAATAAAAAATATGACATTGGCACTTACGGAGCAATGCAATTTAAGGTGCAAGTACTGTGGATATATGCCTAAATATATGGATGATGATCATAAATTAAAAGATATGCCTAAAGAGATCGCATTTAAAGCAATTGACCTCCTTATGATGAATTCTCATGATAGTGAAGTCTGCAATCTTAGTTTTTATGGGGGAGAACCTTTGCTTAAGCTGGATCTTATAAAGGAGTGTATCGATTATATAAGCAATAAGTATCCTTTTAGAAAACCTTCTTATAACATTACAACCAATGCAGTTTTATTAGATGATAAGGTGGCAGATTTTATTATCGAAAATGACATTAAGTTAAACATAAGCTTTGATGGCCCCAGAAAAGATCAAAACAAATACAGAGTTGACTGCAATGGAAATGATAGCTATGAAAGGGTAAGTAAAAATGTCCAGGCTCTTTACCGGAAAGATCCAAAGTTTTTCAGGGAAAGCGTTACATATAATGTTGTTATGTTTAAAGGCGCAAACAATGATCTATTCCAGTCTATTGATAATCTATGGAAATCTAATGTTAATATGATAGATCTTTTCCCAACAGAGTATTTTATGAGTGTGAGAGATAAGAGCGATGATAGTGATATTAATGAAATGATTGATGTGAAATCCTACGATTTCGCTTATAGAACTATGCTTAAGGGGATGAAAAAGTATCACAATTCATTAAAGGGGCCAGCTTATGGCAATGCCATTCTTCCCGGAGGTTTTTGCGTTCCTGGCGTAAGAAAAAATTTTGTGACAACAGACGGTAAAATTGTAGTTTGTGAAAAAGTTGATGAGAGCAAGGAAGTTTTTGAAATTGGAGATGTTTACAATGGCATTGACAGCAATAAAATAGATCGTTTGGTAAATCAGACTTTAAAAAGCTTAGAAAAATGCAAACATTGCTGGGCAGCTAAATTCTGTAAAATTTGTTTTAAAGATATTTTGGATAACAATAGCGATTTTTGTGAAAAGGCCAGAAAAGGTGTGGAAGGCGAGTTGGGATACTATCTAGAGCATGTTAATCATGACAGAGACTTAGTTAATTATGTGGAAAATATCTCTCTGATTTAA
- a CDS encoding ABC transporter permease, whose protein sequence is MNIFNKVTLQSMKKSRTRTIVTIIGVVLSTAMITAIATFGTSLLNYLIKSSIAKYGGWHIELLDVTSSFVEAQKNNNYVSDTAEFTNIGYATLDGSKSPDKPYLFIAGFNNKTFDVLPVRLISGQFPENSNEILIPSHVAAKAGVRFKVGDTMLLDIGNRMDGNKRLGQHDAFRSGEKPGEAKEALVTNTEKMYTVVGIYERPGFEEHSAPGYTLITKDDAKNSASSYSLFVTLKNPRQIKAYTNNINGTQNFVFNDYILRFMGVSDNKLFNALLYTVGAILVAIIMVGSIFLIYNSFYISLNERTQQFGILSSVGATAKQLRNSVLFEGLCIGIVGIPIGILAGIGSIGLVIPIVAEKFKSILYSTVPLSLSVSLSAIAAAAVVSLITILISAYIPARKAANTPIVESIRQTNEIKTEAKAVKTSLLAQRMYGLEGTLALKNFKRNKRRYRSIVLSLVLSMVLFVSGSAFRTTLKRLSDRLIMDIDYDILLTAENMDDSEMFQLYDKLKSTDGVYDSSYQTVYSYTSTVKESELSDSYRKYRGVTTPDETISFPTDIQFIEDGEYLHFIKKLGLPPEEYSGQNGKLIAVAKQRVEQNDGPKEPLDLFASHSMTLHVSPERDNKTSSEHDQTINVTFTDTYPVDPPPKQQSQKSSYVFMVVAPYSLKERFEAPDIHSITGLSFLSKDHTQTVAEMESIIQNAGITSPYTLYNVYEIVEQYRSLTFVIDVFTYVFVIMISLIAVANVFNTISTNIRLRRRELAMLRSVGMSDRDFNKMMNFECVFYGMRALIFGLPIAGIISWLIYLGLVSVEKIDNFVFVFPWGSMAISVISVLFIVFVTMLYAIRRIQRENIIDALRDDMT, encoded by the coding sequence ATGAATATATTTAACAAGGTCACTCTGCAAAGTATGAAAAAAAGCCGGACACGAACTATCGTGACAATCATAGGGGTGGTTCTATCCACCGCTATGATTACAGCAATTGCTACCTTTGGCACTTCCCTGCTAAATTACTTGATCAAGAGCTCTATCGCGAAATACGGTGGTTGGCACATCGAACTTTTAGATGTTACGTCCTCTTTTGTAGAAGCGCAGAAAAATAACAATTACGTTTCAGATACAGCAGAGTTCACAAACATAGGCTATGCAACGCTTGACGGCAGTAAAAGTCCCGACAAGCCATATCTCTTTATTGCAGGATTCAACAACAAAACTTTCGATGTTTTGCCTGTAAGACTGATCTCCGGCCAGTTTCCAGAAAACAGCAACGAGATTCTCATACCATCTCATGTAGCTGCAAAGGCCGGAGTAAGATTCAAGGTGGGCGACACCATGTTACTTGATATTGGAAACCGAATGGATGGAAATAAACGATTAGGCCAGCACGATGCCTTTCGGTCCGGTGAGAAGCCGGGTGAGGCAAAAGAAGCGCTTGTGACAAACACAGAAAAAATGTACACCGTGGTGGGAATCTATGAAAGACCAGGTTTCGAGGAGCATTCCGCACCGGGCTACACCCTGATCACCAAAGATGATGCCAAGAATTCGGCAAGTAGCTACAGCCTGTTTGTCACTCTTAAAAACCCCCGTCAGATTAAGGCATACACAAACAACATAAATGGAACACAGAATTTTGTTTTCAATGATTATATTCTGCGTTTCATGGGCGTTTCGGACAATAAGCTTTTTAACGCTCTCCTTTACACGGTTGGCGCAATATTGGTTGCTATCATTATGGTAGGCTCGATTTTTTTAATTTATAATTCCTTCTATATCTCGTTGAATGAACGCACGCAACAGTTCGGTATTCTCTCATCGGTGGGTGCAACGGCAAAGCAGTTGCGAAATTCAGTTTTATTTGAAGGCCTTTGCATTGGTATCGTTGGTATCCCCATTGGAATTCTTGCAGGCATAGGTAGTATTGGACTTGTGATTCCTATTGTAGCAGAGAAATTTAAAAGCATCCTTTACAGTACCGTACCATTAAGCTTGTCTGTCTCCTTGTCAGCAATAGCAGCAGCAGCTGTGGTCAGTTTGATCACCATACTGATTTCCGCCTATATCCCTGCCAGGAAAGCCGCAAATACTCCCATTGTGGAGAGCATTCGTCAAACCAACGAGATTAAAACGGAAGCAAAAGCAGTGAAAACCTCTCTGCTCGCTCAGCGTATGTACGGATTAGAAGGCACACTAGCACTTAAAAATTTCAAAAGAAACAAGAGACGCTATCGCAGCATTGTACTCTCACTTGTTTTAAGCATGGTTCTGTTCGTATCAGGAAGTGCTTTTCGAACCACCTTAAAACGGCTCTCAGACCGGCTAATCATGGACATTGATTATGATATCCTTTTAACGGCTGAAAATATGGATGACAGTGAAATGTTTCAGCTTTATGACAAGCTAAAAAGCACAGACGGTGTTTACGATAGCTCCTATCAGACTGTTTATTCCTATACTTCCACAGTCAAAGAGAGTGAATTATCTGACTCGTATCGGAAATACAGAGGAGTTACCACTCCCGATGAAACGATTTCATTTCCAACGGACATTCAATTTATTGAAGACGGTGAATATTTGCATTTTATTAAGAAACTGGGGCTGCCTCCAGAAGAATATTCCGGGCAGAATGGAAAATTAATTGCAGTTGCCAAACAGCGAGTGGAGCAGAACGATGGGCCAAAGGAACCACTTGATCTATTTGCAAGTCATTCCATGACCTTACATGTCTCTCCTGAAAGAGACAACAAAACAAGTTCGGAGCATGATCAAACTATAAATGTCACCTTCACCGATACGTACCCTGTGGACCCTCCTCCAAAGCAGCAATCTCAAAAGAGTTCATATGTATTTATGGTGGTGGCTCCCTATTCTCTCAAAGAAAGATTTGAAGCCCCGGATATACATTCCATTACAGGCCTCTCTTTTCTATCAAAAGATCACACTCAAACAGTAGCAGAAATGGAGTCCATTATCCAGAATGCTGGAATTACATCTCCTTATACTTTATATAACGTGTACGAAATTGTTGAACAGTACCGCAGTTTAACATTTGTTATTGATGTGTTTACCTATGTTTTTGTCATTATGATTTCCCTGATTGCAGTTGCTAATGTGTTCAATACCATTTCCACAAATATCAGGCTTCGCCGAAGGGAACTTGCTATGCTGCGCTCCGTGGGGATGTCGGACCGTGATTTTAATAAAATGATGAATTTTGAATGTGTTTTCTATGGCATGAGAGCCCTGATATTCGGACTTCCTATAGCAGGAATCATATCGTGGCTGATTTACCTAGGTTTGGTCTCTGTAGAAAAGATCGATAATTTCGTTTTTGTATTTCCATGGGGTAGTATGGCAATTAGTGTAATCAGCGTATTATTTATCGTTTTTGTCACAATGCTATATGCCATTCGCCGAATCCAGAGGGAAAATATTATTGATGCACTTCGAGATGATATGACTTAA
- a CDS encoding S8 family serine peptidase — MKVALIDTGVSNKNINNRHKVRHFSLLNEELVEVYQEPKDCHGTDCYKEIVSNTKYEDIDIIDLNIMDESGRLNISHIINAMTKAIEEKVDIINISLGLTVYSQELNDICEKAVQNNIVILSAASHANTISFPADFKNVICVKVDQQQTEDIKTIDHTTISIAMRDFIIKENDTEFDFSSSSLACARVCGFFCNELSHMSLNDKFKILLQKYNINPFLSDDIGYQMKLKKSGIAEILTNHRVAVVLFPANALNHIDKILINENIVAYYDHERFDFYSIQDDNPTKDFDVIIILNTAYFDLEVPKSIKETYSSYQIICIGNFLNIDDNKYLYQYSDFESSEISVLEKPVIAITSLCSGLNKTEVQSSLLKSLKEDGLEIGSISNNPIGLLYDANIFDFPSELKFPNIVYSINKFMYLNEINTDMDAWVLNIGGAIGQVNSLNTYNFGKLADAYFSAANIDVAIMCVNPSIDVSNLELQLSHLYKHGIETVFVVLSHNDIDATTIDYRDGLQTYCIDDVKYGDAYEYLKMNIKESVFTLEEVYNGLLYESIIETLS, encoded by the coding sequence ATGAAGGTTGCGTTGATTGATACCGGGGTTTCTAACAAGAATATCAATAACAGGCATAAAGTGAGGCATTTTTCTTTATTGAATGAAGAACTGGTAGAAGTGTACCAGGAACCCAAAGATTGCCATGGTACAGATTGTTACAAGGAAATTGTGTCAAATACGAAATATGAAGATATTGATATTATTGATCTAAATATAATGGACGAATCTGGAAGATTAAACATATCTCATATTATAAATGCAATGACGAAAGCGATTGAGGAAAAAGTTGATATTATCAACATCAGTCTAGGCCTGACCGTATATTCACAGGAATTAAATGATATATGTGAGAAAGCAGTACAAAATAATATTGTTATATTATCGGCGGCATCTCATGCCAATACGATTTCATTTCCTGCTGATTTTAAAAATGTAATATGTGTAAAAGTAGATCAGCAGCAAACGGAAGATATTAAAACAATTGATCATACCACCATCTCCATTGCAATGAGAGATTTTATTATTAAAGAAAATGATACTGAATTTGATTTTAGTTCTTCCAGTTTAGCGTGTGCCAGAGTATGCGGCTTTTTTTGTAATGAGCTCAGCCATATGTCTTTGAATGATAAATTTAAAATACTGCTTCAAAAATATAATATTAATCCTTTTCTATCAGACGATATTGGCTATCAGATGAAATTAAAAAAGAGTGGAATAGCTGAAATCTTAACAAACCATCGAGTGGCAGTTGTTCTTTTTCCTGCGAATGCCCTTAATCATATTGATAAAATTCTTATAAACGAGAACATAGTAGCTTATTACGACCATGAAAGGTTTGATTTTTACAGCATTCAAGATGATAATCCTACAAAAGATTTTGATGTTATTATTATTTTAAATACTGCCTACTTTGATTTGGAAGTGCCAAAAAGTATAAAAGAAACATATAGCAGCTATCAAATAATATGTATCGGTAATTTTTTAAATATAGACGATAACAAATATCTGTATCAATATAGTGACTTTGAATCTTCTGAGATCTCTGTTTTAGAAAAGCCTGTTATTGCAATTACAAGCTTGTGCAGTGGATTAAATAAAACAGAAGTTCAGTCCTCCTTGTTAAAAAGTTTAAAGGAGGATGGATTAGAAATAGGTTCCATTTCAAACAATCCTATCGGGTTGCTTTACGATGCAAATATATTTGATTTTCCAAGCGAACTTAAGTTTCCCAATATTGTTTATTCTATTAATAAATTTATGTATCTTAATGAAATTAATACGGATATGGATGCGTGGGTACTTAATATTGGGGGAGCAATCGGTCAGGTTAACAGCTTAAATACATACAATTTTGGAAAACTTGCTGATGCTTATTTTTCTGCCGCAAATATTGATGTAGCTATTATGTGTGTAAATCCTTCTATCGACGTCTCTAATTTAGAGTTACAGTTATCACACTTGTATAAGCATGGAATAGAAACTGTATTTGTTGTTCTATCCCATAATGATATTGATGCTACGACGATAGATTATAGAGATGGCTTACAGACATACTGCATTGACGATGTCAAATACGGAGATGCTTATGAGTATTTAAAGATGAATATCAAGGAGAGTGTATTCACTTTAGAAGAGGTTTACAACGGATTACTTTATGAGAGTATCATAGAAACATTAAGCTAA
- a CDS encoding lachnocin family radical SAM-modified peptide, whose amino-acid sequence MKNKKVSLKKVNKANNSTVRTLGCHCGCQGKPWSAVGGGYMGQFL is encoded by the coding sequence ATGAAAAATAAAAAAGTTAGTTTAAAAAAGGTTAACAAAGCAAACAATTCAACCGTAAGAACTCTTGGATGCCATTGTGGATGTCAGGGCAAGCCTTGGTCAGCAGTTGGCGGCGGCTACATGGGACAATTTCTGTAA